The following DNA comes from Microbacterium wangchenii.
GGGTGTGCGTACTCGTACGGCGGAACCTTCAGCGCGACGCCCTGGTGCACGCCGTCGAAGCCGGCCATGCGGTCCAGCTCGGGGCGGGTGACCTCCAGCACGGGGATCTCGCGGTGATTCGCGATCGACAGCATCTCCTTGACCCGGTCGTCCATCTCCACGCGCTGCGCGATGTAGAACGCGGTCGCGGGGATCTTGGCGCGCAGGGCCTCGAGCACCGAGTTGCGGCCGGTGACCGTCTCGGTGTCGTCGTCCTTCTTCGCCTTCGAACGACTGGGGTTACCCCCGCGTCCGCCGGCGGACCCGCCGGGCTTGCGCGCTCCACCCGCCGCGGCATAGCGCTCGGCCGCGGCCTTGCGCTTGCCGGCGGGGTGCCACGCGCGGTCCTCGGCCTTCGGCGTCGGTCCGCGACCCTCGAGGGATCGCTTGTTCTTGCCGCCCGTGCCCTTGGTGGGGCCCTTCTTGCCACGCCCGGCGGACGGGTTTCCTGGCTTAGCCATCGTTCAGACTCCAATGGGTCCCGGTGGGACCGTCTTCGAGGGCGACACCGGCCGCCGCGATCGCGTCGCGGATGCGGTCGGCTGCCGCCCAGTTCTTGTTCGCGCGGGCTTCCGCGCGCTGGTCGATGAGTGCGCGGAGCAGCCCGTCCAGGGCCGCGGCCGCGGCATCCGGGGCTGACGCGACGGCACTGCCGGTCTCGAGGAGACCGAGGACGTCGAGCATCGCCGCCACGGCGCGCGACGCGGCGATCGCGCCGTCGCGGTCGCCGTCGTCGACGGCGACATTGCCGGCGCGCACGGTCTCGTGCAGGACGGCGAGGGCCTGCGGCACACCCAGGTCGTCGTCCATCGCCGCCGCGAACGCCTCGGGGATGCCGGCGGGCGTCACCGCCGCCGGGTCGCCGGCTGTCAGGCGCAGCACGCGCTGTCGGAATGTGGTGATGCGCTCCAGCGCCGCGCGCGCCTCGGCGTACGACTCGGGGGTGAGATCCAGCGTCGAGCGGTAGTGGGCCGCGGCCAGCGCGTACCGGACGACGAGCGGCTCGTGCTCGGCGAGGACGTCCTGAGCGAGCACGAAGTTGCCGAGCGACTTGGACATCTTCTGCCCGCCGACGGTCACCAGGCCGTTGTGCACCCAGTAGCGGGCGAACGCGTCGCCGGCGGCGGCGGACTGCGCCAGCTCGTTCTCGTGGTGTGGGAAGCGCAGGTCGAGGCCGCCGCCGTGGATGTCGAACTCGGGCCCGAGGTAGCGCCGCGACATGGCGGAGCACTCGATGTGCCACCCCGGGCGACCCCTGCCCCACGGCGATTCCCACGTGGCGCTCTCGGGCTCCCCCGGCTTGGCGCCCTTCCACAGCGCGAAATCGTGCGGGTCGCGCTTACCGCGCGGATCGGCGTCACCGGCGGGCTCCATCGCGTCGACCGACTGGCGGGTGAGCGCGCCGTAGGCGGGCCAGGAGCGGACGTCGAAGTACACGTCGCCGGCGGCATCCGACTCGTCGCCTGCCGCGTAGGCGTGGCCGGCGTCGATCAGGCGCGCGATGAGCTCCTGCATCTGGGGGATCGACGCCGTTGCGCGCGGCTCGTACGTGGGCGGCAGGATGCCCGCCGCGGAGTAGGCGTGGGTGAACTCCTGCTCCATGCGGTAGGCCAGCGCCCACCACTCCTCGGAGTCGGTGGCGTTGGCGAGCACCTTGTCGTCGATGTCGGTGACGTTGCGGACGAAGGTGACCCGGCCGAACCGGTACGTGAGCCAGCGGCGGAGGATGTCGAAGGCCAGCGCCCCGCGGACATGACCGATGTGCGGGCCCGACTGCACCGTCGGCCCGCAGACGTAGATGCTGACGTGGTCGGGGTCGCGGGGAACGAAGTCGCGCAGCGCCTGCGCCTTCGTGTCATAGATCCGGACCGTCACGGTCCCAGCCTACCGGCGGGCCTGCCGCACGCCCGCTGGGCGTCGCCGGCACAGGGGCGCAGGCGGTAGAAATGATCGCATGCCCGCCGTCTTCGCCGTCCTCGCCGCGGCGGTCCTGTTCGGGACGACCGGCACGTCGCAGGCGCTGGGCCCCGACGACAGCACCCCCCTCGCGGTGGGCGTCGCCCGCCTGCTGGTCGGGGGCACGGTACTGGCCGTCGTCGGACTGGCCGTCGGCGCCCGCGCGCGGCGCCGGGAGCCCCATCCGCCGCCGGTGACGCCGCGCGCGGTCGCCCTTCTGGCGTTGACCGGAGTGAGCCTCGCGGCCTACCAGCCGCTGTTCTTCCTCGGTACCGAGCGCAACGGCGTGGCCGTGGGCACCGTCGTCGCGCTCGGGTCGGCACCCGTGCTGGCCGGACTGTTCGAGTGGGCGCTCACACGCCGCGTCCCCACGCTCACGTGGGCGGGTGCCACCGCGCTGGCCCTGGCCGGGGTCGCCCTGCTGGCGCTGGGCGGCAGGGGGCAGACGGGAGCGGACCCGGTCGGATTCGCCGCGTCGGTGGCCGCCGGCGCCACCTTCGCGATCATCGCCGTCGCACAGCGTCGCCTGTTCGACTCCGGATGGAACCCGTTCAGCGTCGCCGGCGGCATGGGCGCGACCGCGGCGCTGATCGCGGTGCTGTGCGTGCCTTTCGTCGACCTGCGGTGGGCGACGACCGGCAGCGGGCTGGTGATGTCGCTGTGGCTCGGCCTGGTCACGATCGCGGCGGCCTACACCCTCTTCACGTGGGGGCTCCAGCGCCTCACCGCCGGCACGGCGGCCACCCTGACCCTCGGCGAGCCCCTCACCGCCGCGGTCCTGGGCATCGCGGTGCTCGGCGAGCGACTGTCGCTGCCGGCGGTCGCGGGGCTGGCAGTCCTGTGCGCCGGCCTCGTTCTGCTCGCGTGGGGGTCGCGTCCGCCCCGCGACCCTTCCCCCTACGCCGTGGAGGCATGACCGTGGTCACCATCGCCCTCGCCGACCTCGACGATCCCCGCACCCGCGCGCTCGTGTCGGCGCATCTGTCCGGCATGCGGGCCGCCTCTCCTCCGGAGAGCGTCCACGCCCTCGAGATGGCGGGGCTGCAGCATCCCGATGTGACGCTGTGGTCGGCGGAGGTCGACGACCGGATCGCCGGAATCGCGGCACTCTCGCGGCTGGATGACACCAGCGGCGAGATCAAGTCGATGCGCGTGGATGAGGCCTTCCTCGGCCGCGGCATCGGGCGCGCCCTCCTTCACCACGTCATGGGCGCCGCGCGGAAGCGCGGCATGACGCGACTGTGGCTGGAGACCGGCTCCACCGACGAGTTCCTCGCGGCACGTCGCCTGTACGAGAGCGAGGGCTTCACCCCGTGCGGGCCGTTCGGCGCGTATCGGCCCGATCCGTTCTCGGCCTTCTTCAGCCGCCCGCTCTGACCGCGGCCGCGCGATTCCTGTCCCGCCGTTCAACCCGGCGACGGAGGGTGATGCTGCACGCCGTCAGCAACATACCGGCGACAGCGACGCCCACGGCGACAGGCCATACCGGTACGCCTTGCCCGAAGGTCACAGGCTCTGGCGACATCAACGCGAGGATCAGGACTATCCCCGCAGTCAGGGTGATGACGATACCGCTGCCTATGCCGGCGTAAGCGGCAGCGCGCGCAGGAATGGCGCGGGGGTTCCGGTCCATGCCGACGTCACGGGTCACGGCTTCTGCGCTCCCACGTCGCACGGGCTGTCGAGCGTCTGTGACCGACAACCACTGAGACTGTGAGCTACCCGAACCACTCGCCCCATAGTAATGCGAAGAGAGTATTCTCGCGATATGAACGCTGTCGCGCGAGAGGTATCGGGAGCAGTCTCGTTCTGGATATTGACGGCTCTAGCGGAGTCACCAAAGCATGGATATGCGATTCTGCGCGACGTCGAATTGATGAGCACGTCGCACGGTGGGACAGTCTCCCTGAAGGTCCCCACTCTGTACGCCGCCCTGGAGCGCCTCGATCGACTGGCGCTGATCGAAGTCGCCGGTGAGGACGTCGTCGATGGGCGAGCACGCAGGTACTTCCGCCTCACCGACTCTGGACTGAGTGCGCTCGACGAAGAGATTTCTCGGATCGAGAGTAGGGCGCGTGCGGCTCGATCGATGATCACCTCGCGATCCGGTGCGGAGGCGCCGCGAGCGACCGCCGAAGAGTCTCGGGGAAGGTGACGTGATGACGGATCGCGTCGGCAGGCGGTATCGGCGCCTCCTCCGCTGGTACCCGAGGCGGTGGCGAGAAGCCAACGAGGCCGTGGTGATGGCCACGCTTCTGGACGTCGACGACGCTCGCGGTCGCCGAGGACCGACCTTCGCCGAGGCGTGGTCCCTCAGAATCGACGGTTTAACCCACCGACTCCACCTGTTCGGATGGAGAGTCCCTCGCGTGGGCCACAAGTCTCGTGATGGCCGCACCCCTCCTCGTCTCTGGATCCGATTCGCCATCGTGCTCGGTTCCGGCGCGTTCGGCACGGTCGCGGTAGGCGGGTGGGTGGTCTTCCAGTCTCACGACATCGAACCCGCGCCCGGCCTCACCCTCGCCGAATCCGCCGAGATCACAACGTGGTTCGGAGCCAACCAAGCGGTGGAGCGGGCGACAGAGGACATCGGCGCCTGCCTGAGGGAAGCAGGCGTTGATGCCCATGTGAGGAGAGAGTCTCACAACACCGGCGTCTCGATCGAGATGGGGGGCATGGGCACAAACGAGCAGCAAGCCCTGAGCGCGTGCGCGTCATCCATAGCCGACATCGCACCGCCCATTCAGGACGCTGGATTCCGAGCGGATGCCTATCAGTGGATTCACGGGCAGTACGACTGCCTCCTCGGCGCCGGATTCGCCCTGCCAGCTGCCCCGACACTTGAGGAGTTCGAGAACGAGATCGAACAGTTGGGGGCGGTGGGATGGAATCCCATCAGTGACGCCGCTGACATCATCGGCAGCGAGCACGCGGGGCAGGCTCGCGCGTTGGATGCGTGTCCCGCGGACACCCCCATTTGGTGATCACCGACCGCTAACGGGCGAGGCCCTGATGTCGCTTGCGCACAGGGAGATTAGCCCAGGACGGGAACCGCTATCGATAGACCGCCGTAGCTTCACCCGCCCGCTCTGACGGGTCAGACGGGGAAGACCAGGGCCGTCGCGAAGGCGGCGACACCCTCCCCGCGCCCCGGAAATCCCAGGCCGTCGGTCGTGGTGGCGCTCACGGAGACCGGCGCGCCGCCGAGGGCCGCCGACAGCGCCGCTTCGGCTTCCGCGCGACGGCCGGCGAAGCGGGGACGGGTGGCCTGGAACTGCACCGCCACGTTCCCGATGCGCCATCCCGCCTCCCCCACGATCGCCGCCGTGCGCGCGAGGAAGGCCTCCGCGTGCGCGCCGGAGTACTCCGGCCGGTCAGTGCCGAAGTGCGTGCCGATATCGCCCTGTCCGGCCGCGGAGAGGATCGCGTCGACGATCGCGTGGGCGACGACGTCGCCGTCGGAGTGGCCCGAGAGGGCGGGTTCCCCCGGCCACTCCAGGCCGGCGAGCCACAGGGTGCCCGCCGCCGCGAACGCGTGCACGTCGGTGCCGATCCCTACGCGGGGTATCGGCACGGAGTGCTCGAGCGCCGCATGCGACGCCGTCGACGGGGCGACCAGGGCGCGAGCGCGGTCAAGGTCGTCGGGCGTGGTGATCTTGAACGACCGCGTGTCACCCGGGACGATCGCGACGGCTCTTCCCGCCGCGGCGACCAGCGCGGCGTCATCGGTGTATTCGCGGTCGGCGACGGCGTACGCGCTGTCGATCACGACACGCGCGAACCCCTGGGGGGTCTGCGCTGCAGCCAGCTGGGACCGATCCACCGCAGCCACGACATCGGAGCCGCTGACCTGCTTGAGCGTGTCCACGACCGGGAGGGTGGGCACCACCGCAGGCACGCCGTCCGCGAGCGCGTCGAGCACGCGCCCGAAAACATCCGGTGGGGTGAGGGCTCGGGCGGCGTCGTGGACGAGGACGAATTCCACGTCCGGCCACACCGCCGCCAGGCCCGCAGCGACAGACTCCTGCCGTGTCGCTCCCCCGACGACGACCGACGCGAGGTCGCGTCGGTCTCCGGATGCGGCGAGCAGCTCGGTGAGCGCGTCGCCCTCACGCCCGGCCGGCGCCACGACGATCACCTGGGCGGACGGCGCCGCGAACACACCCTCCAGCGCGTGGCGCAGCACGGTGTGACGATCGATGCCGACGAACGCTTTCGGCGCGGTCGCGCCCAGCCGCGTTCCGGAGCCGGCGGCGACGACGATGATAGCGATACGGGGGACGGGCGTGATGCTCACGCCCCCACGCTAGCGCCGGGTCGTCAGGAAGCGAGCACCTCGTCGAGGACGACGCCTGCGCGCTCCTCGTCGGTCTTCTCCGCGAGAGCCAGCTCGGACACGAGGATCTGACGGGCCTTGGCGAGCATGCGCTTCTCACCGGCAGACAGGCCGCGGTCCTGGTCACGGCGCCACAGGTCGCGGACGACCTCGCTCACCTTGATGACGTCACCGGAGGCGAGCTTCTCGAGGTTCGCCTTGTACCGGCGGGACCAGTTCGTGGGCTCTTCCGTGAAGGGCGCCCGCAGCACCTCGAAGACCTTGTCGAGACCTTCCTTGCCGATCACATCGCGAACGCCGACCAGGTCGACGTTCTCAGCGGGAACCTCGATGATGAGATCACCCTGCGTGACGTTGAGCTTCAGGTACTTCTTCGTCTCGCCGCGGATGATGCGGTCTTTGACTTCGATGATCGTGGCCGCCCCGTGATGGGGGTACACAACGGTCTCGCCAACCTCAAAAAGCATGCAGTTATGTCCTTTCGGCAACGTCTAGGATACCACAGCCCGCGATGCTGTAAGGTTCTCCGCTCGCCGGGCCGCTCGGCACGGGACCGGCGTGGAACAGGGCGGCCGACCCCATAGAATGCTGAGGAAGCTCGTCTGCTCCACCGGGAGGAACTGTGAAACCGCGCCTCATCGCGTCTGCCGCCCTGGGCGTCGCCGTTCTCCTCGGAGCAACCGGCTGTGCCTTCATCACCCCGCAGGCGACGACCATCGTCTATTCGCCTGCTGATGGCGTCAACATCCCCGACTCCGGCCCGCTCAAGGTGCGCAACGTGCTCATCGTGAGCGAG
Coding sequences within:
- the ispD gene encoding 2-C-methyl-D-erythritol 4-phosphate cytidylyltransferase; translation: MSITPVPRIAIIVVAAGSGTRLGATAPKAFVGIDRHTVLRHALEGVFAAPSAQVIVVAPAGREGDALTELLAASGDRRDLASVVVGGATRQESVAAGLAAVWPDVEFVLVHDAARALTPPDVFGRVLDALADGVPAVVPTLPVVDTLKQVSGSDVVAAVDRSQLAAAQTPQGFARVVIDSAYAVADREYTDDAALVAAAGRAVAIVPGDTRSFKITTPDDLDRARALVAPSTASHAALEHSVPIPRVGIGTDVHAFAAAGTLWLAGLEWPGEPALSGHSDGDVVAHAIVDAILSAAGQGDIGTHFGTDRPEYSGAHAEAFLARTAAIVGEAGWRIGNVAVQFQATRPRFAGRRAEAEAALSAALGGAPVSVSATTTDGLGFPGRGEGVAAFATALVFPV
- the cysS gene encoding cysteine--tRNA ligase translates to MTVRIYDTKAQALRDFVPRDPDHVSIYVCGPTVQSGPHIGHVRGALAFDILRRWLTYRFGRVTFVRNVTDIDDKVLANATDSEEWWALAYRMEQEFTHAYSAAGILPPTYEPRATASIPQMQELIARLIDAGHAYAAGDESDAAGDVYFDVRSWPAYGALTRQSVDAMEPAGDADPRGKRDPHDFALWKGAKPGEPESATWESPWGRGRPGWHIECSAMSRRYLGPEFDIHGGGLDLRFPHHENELAQSAAAGDAFARYWVHNGLVTVGGQKMSKSLGNFVLAQDVLAEHEPLVVRYALAAAHYRSTLDLTPESYAEARAALERITTFRQRVLRLTAGDPAAVTPAGIPEAFAAAMDDDLGVPQALAVLHETVRAGNVAVDDGDRDGAIAASRAVAAMLDVLGLLETGSAVASAPDAAAAALDGLLRALIDQRAEARANKNWAAADRIRDAIAAAGVALEDGPTGTHWSLNDG
- a CDS encoding GNAT family N-acetyltransferase, whose amino-acid sequence is MTVVTIALADLDDPRTRALVSAHLSGMRAASPPESVHALEMAGLQHPDVTLWSAEVDDRIAGIAALSRLDDTSGEIKSMRVDEAFLGRGIGRALLHHVMGAARKRGMTRLWLETGSTDEFLAARRLYESEGFTPCGPFGAYRPDPFSAFFSRPL
- the rlmB gene encoding 23S rRNA (guanosine(2251)-2'-O)-methyltransferase RlmB, whose product is MAKPGNPSAGRGKKGPTKGTGGKNKRSLEGRGPTPKAEDRAWHPAGKRKAAAERYAAAGGARKPGGSAGGRGGNPSRSKAKKDDDTETVTGRNSVLEALRAKIPATAFYIAQRVEMDDRVKEMLSIANHREIPVLEVTRPELDRMAGFDGVHQGVALKVPPYEYAHPQDLLEQVIDRGQTPLFVALDGVTDPRNLGAIIRSTAAFGGHGIIIPQRRSASVNSAAWKTSAGAAARIPVAIAANLTSTLKEFKKQGVFVLGLDGDGDVALPALELADRPVVIVVGSEGKGLSRLVTETCDQVVSIPISAATESLNAGIAASVALYQVATLCAVRE
- a CDS encoding DMT family transporter, translated to MPAVFAVLAAAVLFGTTGTSQALGPDDSTPLAVGVARLLVGGTVLAVVGLAVGARARRREPHPPPVTPRAVALLALTGVSLAAYQPLFFLGTERNGVAVGTVVALGSAPVLAGLFEWALTRRVPTLTWAGATALALAGVALLALGGRGQTGADPVGFAASVAAGATFAIIAVAQRRLFDSGWNPFSVAGGMGATAALIAVLCVPFVDLRWATTGSGLVMSLWLGLVTIAAAYTLFTWGLQRLTAGTAATLTLGEPLTAAVLGIAVLGERLSLPAVAGLAVLCAGLVLLAWGSRPPRDPSPYAVEA
- a CDS encoding CarD family transcriptional regulator, which codes for MLFEVGETVVYPHHGAATIIEVKDRIIRGETKKYLKLNVTQGDLIIEVPAENVDLVGVRDVIGKEGLDKVFEVLRAPFTEEPTNWSRRYKANLEKLASGDVIKVSEVVRDLWRRDQDRGLSAGEKRMLAKARQILVSELALAEKTDEERAGVVLDEVLAS
- a CDS encoding PadR family transcriptional regulator; protein product: MNAVAREVSGAVSFWILTALAESPKHGYAILRDVELMSTSHGGTVSLKVPTLYAALERLDRLALIEVAGEDVVDGRARRYFRLTDSGLSALDEEISRIESRARAARSMITSRSGAEAPRATAEESRGR